From a single Pirellulaceae bacterium genomic region:
- a CDS encoding metallophosphoesterase family protein codes for MIMIAVISDIQSNLEALESVFADISQVGASSIYCLGDVTGYGTNPFQCLQLALRFSVVLEGNNDRNLVDQAFPGFDERIHAGRTTSEFLETMSGSIDTEAIRELMLARPKVFTDANGQFVHGTILNPIDDALFPENVFDSRKMRGVFAQISNICFCGGTHLPGIFPYAENSDWRHMVPEEFGMEFDGSNCRLICNVGSVGQPRDGDERACYALLDGTRIIFRRVCYDISTTIRKIKLAYEQPT; via the coding sequence TTGATTATGATTGCAGTTATTAGTGATATTCAGAGCAATCTGGAAGCTCTGGAATCAGTGTTTGCGGACATCAGCCAGGTTGGTGCCTCATCTATTTACTGCTTGGGAGACGTAACTGGTTATGGCACAAATCCGTTTCAGTGCCTGCAGCTCGCCTTGCGATTTTCCGTGGTCTTGGAAGGCAATAATGATCGTAACTTAGTGGACCAGGCGTTTCCTGGTTTCGATGAACGAATTCATGCTGGTCGGACGACGAGCGAGTTTTTGGAAACAATGTCTGGCTCAATAGACACCGAAGCGATCCGAGAACTTATGTTAGCGAGGCCGAAAGTATTCACTGATGCCAATGGTCAATTCGTTCACGGAACGATTTTGAATCCAATTGATGATGCACTGTTCCCGGAAAATGTCTTTGACTCTAGAAAGATGCGCGGTGTATTCGCCCAGATTTCCAATATTTGCTTTTGTGGCGGTACCCACTTGCCCGGCATTTTCCCTTACGCAGAAAACAGTGACTGGCGGCACATGGTTCCTGAAGAGTTTGGCATGGAATTTGACGGCTCCAATTGCAGATTGATATGTAACGTAGGCTCGGTGGGTCAGCCACGGGATGGCGACGAACGAGCGTGTTACGCGCTCTTGGACGGGACCAGGATAATTTTTCGTCGCGTTTGCTATGACATTTCGACTACCATACGAAAGATAAAGTTGGCATATGAGCAGCCAACGTGA